CGAATCGTCGGAGCAAGAGTATCCGCGCGTGAATGAGATTCCGTTCGATTCCGCCCGCAAGCGTATGAGCACAATTCACAAGGGGAACAACGGCAACGGCACGCAGTTTGTGGTGTTTACTAAGGGCGCGCCAGAGATCTTGCTGGAGCACTGCGACAGCGTGCTTGAGAACGGCGTTGTGGTGCCGCTAGACGATATGAAACGCCAGGAAATTCTGGCCGCCAACACGCAAATGGCACATCAGGCGCTGCGTGTGCTGGCCGTCGCTCAGCGCGAGCTGGACACGCTGCCGGAGGAGGTTACGCCGGACACTGTCGAAAATCACCTGACGCTGCTCGGTCTCATCGCCATGATCGATCCGGCGCGCCCGGAGGTGAAATCGGCGATCGCGAAGGCGCGGCACGCGGGTATCCGCACGGTGATGGTGACCGGCGACTATCCCGACACGGCGCGGGCTATCGCTGAGCAAATTGGTTTGCTGCGCGAGAATGGCCGTGTGATGCAGGGCAGCGAACTTGAGCGAATCTCCGGGAGCGAGCTGGCGGCGATCATCGACGAGGTGGATGTCTTCGCGCGCGTTTCACCAGAACACAAGGTGCGTATTGTCGAAGCCTTCCGCGCGCGTGATTACGTCGTGGCGATGACCGGTGACGGCGTTAACGATGCGCCTGCACTCAAGCGTGCCAGTATTGGCGTGGCGATGGGTATCACGGGCACAGACGTCTCTAAAGAAACGGCGGATATGGTGCTCACCGACGACAACTACGTAAGTATTGTGTCGGCGGTAGAACAGGGCCGTGTTATCTATGCCAACATCCGCAAGTTCGTGTACTTCCTGCTGAGCTGCAACCTGGCGGAAATCGCAGTGATTTTCCTGGCGACGCTGGCAGGCGCGCCGTCACCGCTGACGCCGATCCAGCTGCTGTGGCTGAATCTGCTGACCGACGGCGCTCCGGCCCTGGCGCTGGGTGTCGAGAAGGGCGACCCAGATATCATGGACCGTCCGCCGCGTCCGACGAAGGAGCCGATCATTGACCGCAATATGCGCCTGGGTCTGGTCTTGCAAACCATCGCCAAAACGACCGCAACGCTGCTGGCATTCATGATCGGGCGCCATCTCGATCCCACTAGCTGGGATCTGGCGCGGACGATGGCATTTGTAACGCTGTCCATGTCGGAATTGCTGCGGGGCTATACCTCGCGGTCGGAGCTAAACTCGGTGTTCAAGATTGGCGTGTTTAGCAACTCGTTCATGCAGTACGCGGTGTTCACATCGAGTGCGCTGCTGATGTTGGTGGTGTACGTTCCGTTCCTGCAGGAGATCTTCGACACGGTGCCGCTGCAGGTCGAGCACTGGCTATATGCGGTTCCGCTGCTGCTGACGCCCGCTGTTGTGGATGAACTCACAAAACTCTACCTGCGCATGAAGCAGGAAAAGGCGGCTCCCGTCGCCGCTTAGCGGCAGATTTCTGGCAAACCAGCGAGTGCGTGGGGGTGATCCCTGCGCACCCTTATTTCTTGATAAAACTAGTCGTGATAATGATACTTATCACGACCTAATTCGGAATTTCCCGCGTGTAAGGCCAAAACGGCGCGATCTGTGCGCTTGAACGCATCCGGGCGCTTTCTAAAGCGTTTTCAAGTTCCAGCGTGGTGCACAATTCAATTTGCTTGCGAGACTGGAAAAAACGACACCGCATCACTGCGTTGACTGCGCACGTACATGACTCGCATATGTGTAAAAAATCGAAAAGGACGAGCGCAAGTCATCCTTTGCTTGTGCTCGTGATTTGGCCTCCACGCGTTTGATGATCGACACGCTTGCTGGACGCGCGACCTCTCATGCATACGCTGCTGCATTAGTTGCGTGCCCTGTACAGGCGATTCTACAATCGGCAAGGATTCCCTCGAAGCTGTGAAGCCAAGACCCTGACACAGGATGGGCGCCTAGAGTGTCAATGGCAGCGAACTCGGGTCAATCTATTAGTAAATAGATGACTAATTATGCGAGAATTATTACTGTTAATATCAGAGTCTTTAAAAGGCGAGCGTCGCGTGTGGGGAGACGCGACGCTCTAGCGGGTGGGGTGGTGGGATGTCCTGTATGGACTGTTAATGTTAGTATAAACAACTCGTCAAAAGATGTCAAGCACTCATTGAGATTGCGGTCCAGCCAGATACTTGCGCCACAGGGCTTCGATCACGGTTGCGATCAGTTGCACGTCGATCTGGTCCGGCAGGTTCGTGCCCTGCATTGAAACCGCACGATCCCCCTGCTCTACCGTCACGGTCCACGCTTGATCCGAATAACGAATATCTTTGATAACATCGAAGGGATACTTCCAGACCTGGCGCTGGCCGTCCAGGTACAGCATATCCCCGGTGACAAACAGCTTGCCCGAATCGAGCACGGTGCTGCCGCTGCCCAGCCCGAGGATACCCGTCCCAACCGGTTCGCGCAGGCTGGTGCCCTTCAGGCTCAAGTACGGCTGACCTGCGCGCTCATCCTCTGGGATCTGCTCCGGCTGGAGCCACGATAGATCGCCCGATTGTGCTTGCTGGACGCGCTGGCGCTGGATATAGCCATCCGTGCTGATCGTCAAGGCTTGCTGGCCGGTGAGCCATCCGGCCTTATCAAAGTGGAGTGCGACGTAGAAGTAGCGGGGATCGCTATTGCAGTGGCGAAAGCGGATATGCCATGCTTCTGGCAGAGCCGGATCGGCGTCGAACTCGGCGGTGGTACCGCAGCGACTGCAGCGGAGGATCGGGAACTCGCCCCCGATCCCCAGCACGCGCCGTCCTGGAAACAGTGAAGTTGTTCCCTCGGCGTGACAGTACAGGCATCCCTGAAGCGGTGGTAACCGCGTGATATTCCCGTCTACCACCATCGCCACCTCCGGTCTTGCAACCCTAGCGGAGAGGCTCTAGGAACCCCATCCTTTCGCGGACGGTTTTCAGTGTTGCACTGGCAACTTCATTGGCGCGCTCCGCGCCCCGCGCCAGAAGATTATCGATGTAGCTGGAGTCGCGCGTGAGGTCTTCGTAGCGCTGCTGGATCGGCCCCAGCATGTCTACGACCGCCTCGGCGACGGCTTTCTTCAGGTCACCGTAGCCCTTACCGTCGAACTGCTGCTCGATGTCCTCACGCGATTGCGCGGTCAAGGCTTCGTACAGCTCCAGCAGATTGTTGACGCCTGCGCGCTCCGGATCGCGGCTGAAGCGAATCTCACGCCCGGAATCCGTCACGGCGCGCATAACTTTCTTTCGCGCGCGATTGGGCGGATCGAGCAGGTAGACGGCGTGGTATTCTGACCCTGTCTCGCTCTTGCTCATTTTTGCTGTTGGGTTGTCCAGCCCCATGATACGCGCGCCCGTCGGCGGAATCATCGGATCGGGGATGGTAAATGTGTCACCAAAAAGGTGGTTGAAACGCTGGGCGATGTCGCGCGTCAGTTCAAGGTGCTGTTTCTGATCTTCGCCCACCGGCACGGCGTCCGCCTGATACAGCAGAATATCGGCTGCCATGAGTACCGGATAGTCGAGCAGTCCCATGCTGACCGAATCGACCTGCTGCTTGGCGGACTTATCCTTGAACTGTGTCATGCGGTTGAGCCAGCCCAGCGGTGTGATGCCGTTCAGCAGCCAGGTCAGCTCCGCATGGGCCGACACGTGCGACTGGACGAAGACGGTGGAAACTTCCGGGTCTATACCGCACGCCAGATACAGCGCCGCGACTTCGCGTGTCTTCTCGCGCAAGGCGAGCGGGTCGTACGGAACGGTAATCGCGTGTAGATCGACCACGCAAAAAAAGCTTTCGAAGTTGTACTGCTCGCGCGCCCACTGCCGCAGCGCACCAACGTAATTACCAACGGTGAGATTGCCGGAAGGCTGCACGCCAGAGAGGACACGCTTGCGCTTCCCCACGGAATTGTCGCTCATTCGATCTGCTTTCTATGGTGCAGGAAGGGTGATTTTACACTTGGTTTTGCACATGGGAGAATTGTAACATTCCCCTGCGGGGTGGGCAACCGGAGGCGCCACGCTGGATCAAAAGTACCGCCGGTAGGATTCGAACCCACGACGCCCAGTTCCGAAGACTGGCGCTCTATCCCCTGAGCTACGGCGGCAAAGTATCCCTAGTCTACCACGTGGGCAGGAGGCAATCAATAGGGCGGATCGAGGCCGGAATCGGCATGAAGCTGGGCGAAGTTTTGCCGGGTGATTTCCAGGCCGATAGCATCTCCCATGTGCTGCTGAATGGTCCACGCGCGATGTAGCAGATCAAATATCTCTTGCGGGCTAACTCTCCGCTCGTGGAGCGGCTGATGCAGGTAGGCAGCGGCGAGGTTATTATGCGCGCGCGCCAGCCCGACTATATCGTGTGCCTGTTCCAACAGGTCGGCGGCCAGCGTCAGGTACTGGACGGCCTGCTGGAGCGCGCCCAGGTGCACGTGGATCTGGCCCAGCGTGGCGAGTGCGCGTCCACGGTTGGCGTGTGTCGTCGGCAGCAGGTGCAACGCCTGCTCAGCGGCATGCCGGGCGCCGCGATAGTCTTCCGTCTGGAGATAGATCTGGCTGGCAAGGCTCCACATGCGCGCCGACGGCGACAACCGGCTCAGCCACCGCAGCGCCTCGTCCGGTTGCTGGCCATCGATCATGAGCTGGCACAGTTCCTGAATGCATCGTTCGGCGCGTACTGCCTCGTTTGCGCCCGAGTACAGTCTCAACGCGCGCAGCAGATCATCTTGCGCAGCCTCCCACCTGCCCCAATAGCGATTCACAACGGCCAGCTCGATCAGGACATCCGCCTGCTCTGCCGAGTCTTCAGGGTATGTGGCGAGCGCACGCTGAAGGCTGTCCCATGCGGCGGATAGATCCCCCAGCCATCGCTGCGCCACGCCGTGCTGTGCATTCAGCCAGGGCCGGTAGTCGTCCGGAGCGTCGGACAGCAGTGACTGGATCGCCCTGCTCCAGGCGTACCAGCGCCCGTCGTTGGTGATCTGCGCGGCAAGTGCATAGGCGCAGCTACACCGCTGTTCGACCGGCAGCAGAAACCGCGCGCTCAGGTCGATCGTTAGCAGCGCCGTCGCCGGATCGGGCTGGATTTGCAGCCGCTCGACTTGTTGGTTCAGCGCCCGCCGGATGAATGCCTGAGCGGGTTCGCGCTCTGTTATCAGAACATCCCGGTTGACTTGCTCGCGGACATAGAGCGCGGCCAGATCGCGCAGCGTGTAGTCAACCGAGTCGCCATTGGGTGTGGCGTGCAGCAGCGTGGCGTTGACCAGTTGTTGCAGACCTCTATCAGCGGTTTCAGCATCGACCGCGGCCAGATGTGCCGCTGCATCATAGGGCATACCCGACGGCGGAAACAGCAGCGGTAGCAGCCACAGCCGCCGCGCGACGGGCGTCAGGTCGCCCCAGTGCCGTCCATAGATGTCGTCCAGCTCGAAGCTGAGCGAACGGCCCGATACCGGCACCGCCCAGGACTGCTGCGCGAGAACCTGCAACGCCAGCGGATTACCGCCCGCTGTGGCCCATATGGCGTCAAACCGGTCGAGCGGATCGCGCCGCGTCGGGGCGCTGATGGCGATCTGCTCCACGAGGTGGAATGCATCGTGGCGCTCAAGCGGCGGGAGCGATAGTTCATACACGTGGATCGGGAGGCGCGCTCGTGTCTGGCTGGTGACGACGATGCGCGCCGGTTCAAGCGCCGCAAGCACCTGTTCCGTCTGCGCGTAGTCGACCAGCAGCGACTCGGCGTGATCCAGCACGACGAGCACGCTGTACGCGCTGAGGTACGCGCGCAGCGATTGGCGCGCCGTGGCGGTAGACGACACAGGCAGGCTCAGACGTGCGATCAGATCCGCGTCAAGGTCAGGAAAAGCCAGAGGCTCGGTGTCGAGGTTGATCCATAAAACGTCGTCCAATTCGTTTAGAAGTTCCTGGACGACGGCCATCGCCAGCACCGTCTTGCCGATGCCCGGCGCGCCGTGGAGCAGCAGGTGATGAGGTGACAGCCCGCTGCGCAGCACCTTGATCGCCTGCGAAAAAAGCGCTGCGCGCCCGAACAGCAGGGGCAGCTCAAGGCGGGGCAGCGCGAGGCGGAGACGCTGCTGGTGCTCGGTGAACCGGGCGTTTTGTTCGAGGCGGATCAGGTCGAGTGTGAGGCGTTCCAGCGCGAGCTTCTGGCGCCGGCGGACGGTACGCGCTTCTTGCTGCGCAGCGTCTTCAATCATGCGCATCGAGAGGTTCTGGTCAATGCACGCGTAGCGGTGATATAGCACGCTCCAGCCCTCAAGTTCCTGGTTGCCGTGGGTGAAATCTTCCGCGAGATTGGCCGCATAGGCACGGCACGAGGCGGAGCGCAACCCGTACTCCTGGCGCAGCGCCGTGTAGTGATCTGTGATGGTGGCGATCAGGTGATCGAACACGGCGGCCTCTAGCGGGAGGTCGCCGGTAAGGGTATGGGGCGCGCGCAGCCGGTTGGTGACGCTAAGGAAGAATTTCAGCGGGTGATTACCAAGCGGCTTCGTGCCGGACATGGCTGCCAGCGCACCTTCGACGAGGCGCACATCCAGGGATGGCCGATGACCGCTCATGCTCCCCCGTGCGGATTGGCCTGAATGGAATTATGAAATCTGACTGGATGACCGGGGCGCTACCACATGCTGTCTGGGAATGTACGGATATTGGCTGCATGTCCGACGCGTTTGTACATGTGAATTCCGGTCAACGGCTGGCCCAAAATGCCGTCGTGGATCGCCCAGGAACGTCCCAATACGGTTGAGGCGGCTTGAGACCGCCGGAACGGCGTTGTATCGTCAAGACGGGCGTGTAAGTCACCGCCTGGCAGAAATCGCTCGTGGATGCTGCGCATGCTCCCGGCCCCGCGCTCGTACGCAAAGCCGTAGCGCTCGAACGCGATCGCGTTGTGGTAAAACAGCGGCTCGATGAAGAACATCTCATGCTGCATCTGGCGGATAAACGCTTCAAACAGCGGGACTGCCGTACGAAACAGCCGCAGCCCGCGCCGGATCTGGCCGGGCGCGAGTCCGGCTTCCATGGCGCGGATCTCCTCCGGGATGTTGCGGCTCCGGGTGCCGAGCTGGGTGGGCTGCCCGTTCTCATCCGTGTCGATGTTGAAGCGCGGCGCGTACGGATCGTTTACGATAACCATCAGCACAGCCAACTGCGAGTTGACCGTGTCGCCCATTTGCAAGTACAGCGCCGGATCGGCTGCGCCCGGTTCGTGGTAGATGGTCAGCTCGACCGACCGGCTTCCCGACGGGCATCGGACATGGACGACCCTTTCTCCCCGGACGCTGTAGCTGTCGCGGTCTATCCCGAACATAGGGAAGACCCACTCCGGCACAAGCGCGCGGTAGATGGCGAGCTTGTCGTCGTTCGGGAGATCGTTGATCTCGCGAACGGTGTGCGGCAGCTCAGCGCGGAGAGGCGTCATACGGAGATCCACCCTCTACTGGTTGCGTTCGCGCAGCGCACGCTCGATCTGCCGCTGGCTGTCCT
This window of the Aggregatilinea lenta genome carries:
- the trpS gene encoding tryptophan--tRNA ligase encodes the protein MSDNSVGKRKRVLSGVQPSGNLTVGNYVGALRQWAREQYNFESFFCVVDLHAITVPYDPLALREKTREVAALYLACGIDPEVSTVFVQSHVSAHAELTWLLNGITPLGWLNRMTQFKDKSAKQQVDSVSMGLLDYPVLMAADILLYQADAVPVGEDQKQHLELTRDIAQRFNHLFGDTFTIPDPMIPPTGARIMGLDNPTAKMSKSETGSEYHAVYLLDPPNRARKKVMRAVTDSGREIRFSRDPERAGVNNLLELYEALTAQSREDIEQQFDGKGYGDLKKAVAEAVVDMLGPIQQRYEDLTRDSSYIDNLLARGAERANEVASATLKTVRERMGFLEPLR
- a CDS encoding NB-ARC domain-containing protein is translated as MSGHRPSLDVRLVEGALAAMSGTKPLGNHPLKFFLSVTNRLRAPHTLTGDLPLEAAVFDHLIATITDHYTALRQEYGLRSASCRAYAANLAEDFTHGNQELEGWSVLYHRYACIDQNLSMRMIEDAAQQEARTVRRRQKLALERLTLDLIRLEQNARFTEHQQRLRLALPRLELPLLFGRAALFSQAIKVLRSGLSPHHLLLHGAPGIGKTVLAMAVVQELLNELDDVLWINLDTEPLAFPDLDADLIARLSLPVSSTATARQSLRAYLSAYSVLVVLDHAESLLVDYAQTEQVLAALEPARIVVTSQTRARLPIHVYELSLPPLERHDAFHLVEQIAISAPTRRDPLDRFDAIWATAGGNPLALQVLAQQSWAVPVSGRSLSFELDDIYGRHWGDLTPVARRLWLLPLLFPPSGMPYDAAAHLAAVDAETADRGLQQLVNATLLHATPNGDSVDYTLRDLAALYVREQVNRDVLITEREPAQAFIRRALNQQVERLQIQPDPATALLTIDLSARFLLPVEQRCSCAYALAAQITNDGRWYAWSRAIQSLLSDAPDDYRPWLNAQHGVAQRWLGDLSAAWDSLQRALATYPEDSAEQADVLIELAVVNRYWGRWEAAQDDLLRALRLYSGANEAVRAERCIQELCQLMIDGQQPDEALRWLSRLSPSARMWSLASQIYLQTEDYRGARHAAEQALHLLPTTHANRGRALATLGQIHVHLGALQQAVQYLTLAADLLEQAHDIVGLARAHNNLAAAYLHQPLHERRVSPQEIFDLLHRAWTIQQHMGDAIGLEITRQNFAQLHADSGLDPPY
- a CDS encoding cation-translocating P-type ATPase — encoded protein: MTTTSTPWHTQPIDDVVEQLGTDIKHGLSETTAAERLQQVGPNALQEQPRPTFWQRLLAQFQSFVIYILIFAAVLSGLLGDWVEAAAIAAIVALNATMGVIQEGRAEEALAVLRKLTSPDALVIRGGHQHVIPASQLVPGDVVILEAGNHIPADVRLIEAMNLKVDEASMTGESVPVDKRAAMIVSEDSVLGDRRNMAYMSTTATYGRGKAVVVNTGMKTEIGKIADMIQSTETEITPLQRRLDELGRTLSIGSLAICLLVGVVIFVREMTGGDFEFADALTDSIMTAVALAIAAVPEGLPAVVTINLAIGMREMIRRNALIRRLPAVETLGSASTICSDKTGTLTQNEMTAVRLFVTNKRFDVSGEGFSPVGSFSQNGVDVEIAANPEAGRLLLAALLASDAQLEMNRDGRDEGQSGYQMIGDPTEGAMVVAAAKAGLWRESSEQEYPRVNEIPFDSARKRMSTIHKGNNGNGTQFVVFTKGAPEILLEHCDSVLENGVVVPLDDMKRQEILAANTQMAHQALRVLAVAQRELDTLPEEVTPDTVENHLTLLGLIAMIDPARPEVKSAIAKARHAGIRTVMVTGDYPDTARAIAEQIGLLRENGRVMQGSELERISGSELAAIIDEVDVFARVSPEHKVRIVEAFRARDYVVAMTGDGVNDAPALKRASIGVAMGITGTDVSKETADMVLTDDNYVSIVSAVEQGRVIYANIRKFVYFLLSCNLAEIAVIFLATLAGAPSPLTPIQLLWLNLLTDGAPALALGVEKGDPDIMDRPPRPTKEPIIDRNMRLGLVLQTIAKTTATLLAFMIGRHLDPTSWDLARTMAFVTLSMSELLRGYTSRSELNSVFKIGVFSNSFMQYAVFTSSALLMLVVYVPFLQEIFDTVPLQVEHWLYAVPLLLTPAVVDELTKLYLRMKQEKAAPVAA